The following proteins are encoded in a genomic region of Arcobacter cloacae:
- the hisF gene encoding imidazole glycerol phosphate synthase subunit HisF: MSSFAKRIIPCLDVDNGRVVKGVNFVGLRDAGDPVEVAKRYNAEGADELTFLDITASHENRGTIVEIVKKVAQEVFIPLTVGGGIRKLEDIYSLLNVGCDKVSINSSAVTNPDLINESSKRFGSQCIVVAIDVKRVSDGSYHVFVKGGREDTGLDALAWAKEVYDRGAGEILLTSMDTDGAKTGFELNITGQISKLVDIPVIASGGAGTMEHIKEAFECGASAALAASIFHFKEIDIMDLKRYLKNNNIPVRI, from the coding sequence TTGAGTAGTTTTGCAAAAAGAATAATACCATGTTTAGATGTTGATAATGGAAGAGTAGTAAAAGGTGTAAATTTTGTAGGTTTAAGAGATGCAGGTGATCCTGTTGAAGTTGCAAAAAGATATAACGCAGAAGGTGCAGATGAACTTACTTTTTTAGATATTACTGCTAGTCATGAAAATAGAGGAACAATCGTTGAAATCGTAAAAAAAGTTGCTCAAGAAGTTTTTATTCCTTTAACTGTAGGTGGAGGAATAAGAAAACTAGAAGATATTTACTCTTTATTAAATGTTGGTTGTGATAAGGTTTCTATAAATTCATCAGCTGTTACAAATCCAGATTTGATAAATGAAAGCTCAAAAAGATTTGGTTCACAATGTATAGTTGTTGCAATTGATGTAAAAAGAGTAAGCGACGGTTCTTATCATGTATTTGTAAAAGGGGGACGTGAAGATACAGGTCTTGACGCACTTGCTTGGGCAAAAGAGGTTTATGATAGGGGTGCAGGTGAAATACTTTTAACTTCTATGGATACAGATGGGGCTAAAACTGGATTTGAGTTAAATATAACAGGACAAATTTCAAAACTTGTAGATATTCCAGTTATTGCAAGTGGAGGTGCTGGAACTATGGAGCATATAAAAGAGGCTTTTGAATGTGGTGCAAGTGCGGCATTAGCAGCTTCTATCTTTCACTTTAAAGAGATAGATATTATGGATTTAAAACGATATTTAAAAAATAATAATATACCAGTAAGGATTTAA
- a CDS encoding SIMPL domain-containing protein (The SIMPL domain is named for its presence in mouse protein SIMPL (signalling molecule that associates with mouse pelle-like kinase). Bacterial member BP26, from Brucella, was shown to assemble into a channel-like structure, while YggE from E. coli has been associated with resistance to oxidative stress.) encodes MLKKSKILFTTLLLPILSFSYELEFSKSFSQVVNPDLLTTNININIEKKDENKINMDIEKFNDFIKENKNIIIKNGSYNLSPKYKYYDNKQEFVGYVGSLRYTAESKDAKELNTFLNELIALKDKSKSDDVKLNISNISWRISDEVQNQKFDELRLESIKWIESYAKELSSSLAKNCETKKININEVNGIMPIYARNEMALSSTMSKAVADVAPISSEQTITVNPYFLLECK; translated from the coding sequence ATGCTAAAAAAAAGCAAAATTTTATTTACAACATTGTTACTACCAATTTTAAGTTTTTCTTATGAGTTAGAGTTTAGCAAAAGTTTTTCACAAGTTGTTAATCCTGATTTATTAACAACAAATATAAATATTAATATTGAAAAAAAAGATGAAAATAAAATCAATATGGATATAGAAAAATTTAATGATTTTATAAAAGAGAATAAAAATATAATCATAAAAAATGGAAGTTATAATTTAAGTCCTAAATATAAATATTATGACAATAAGCAAGAATTTGTAGGATATGTTGGGAGTTTAAGGTATACAGCTGAATCTAAAGATGCAAAAGAATTAAATACTTTTTTAAATGAATTAATTGCTTTAAAAGACAAATCAAAATCAGATGATGTGAAACTAAATATTTCAAATATCTCTTGGAGAATTAGTGACGAAGTACAAAATCAAAAGTTTGATGAGTTAAGATTAGAATCTATAAAATGGATAGAATCTTATGCAAAAGAGTTATCTTCAAGCTTAGCTAAAAATTGCGAAACGAAAAAAATTAATATAAATGAAGTAAATGGAATAATGCCTATTTATGCAAGAAATGAGATGGCTTTATCATCTACAATGTCAAAAGCAGTTGCTGATGTTGCACCAATTAGTAGTGAACAAACAATTACAGTAAATCCATATTTTTTATTGGAATGTAAATGA
- a CDS encoding purine-nucleoside phosphorylase, protein MILSAGRNETFPFAHPIGVGLIESTINLTRLCLFNKPDFLLFIGSAGSYGNHKIFDIVESKRASNIELGFLTQSAYTPLDNVLESENKFARNDTIVNSSNYISTNEKLCKEYLEYGVGIENMEFFSILSVAKEFEIPVAGIFVITNYTNENAHEDFIKNHKEAMEKLTNYLIEKNIIK, encoded by the coding sequence ATGATATTAAGTGCTGGAAGAAATGAAACTTTTCCATTTGCTCATCCAATTGGAGTAGGATTAATTGAAAGTACAATAAATCTTACAAGATTATGTTTATTTAATAAACCTGATTTTTTACTTTTTATTGGAAGTGCGGGAAGTTACGGTAACCACAAAATTTTCGATATTGTAGAGTCAAAAAGAGCTTCAAATATTGAATTAGGATTTTTAACACAAAGTGCATACACTCCACTTGATAATGTACTTGAATCAGAAAATAAATTTGCTAGAAATGATACTATTGTTAATAGCTCAAATTATATATCAACAAATGAAAAACTTTGCAAAGAGTATTTAGAGTATGGAGTTGGAATTGAAAATATGGAGTTTTTTTCAATTTTAAGTGTTGCAAAAGAGTTTGAAATTCCAGTTGCTGGAATATTTGTAATAACAAACTATACAAATGAAAATGCCCATGAAGATTTTATAAAAAATCACAAAGAGGCGATGGAAAAATTAACAAATTATTTAATTGAAAAAAATATTATAAAATAG